Within the Setaria viridis chromosome 3, Setaria_viridis_v4.0, whole genome shotgun sequence genome, the region CGCGCGACGCGAGAAGACGAGGTGAGAGAGACAGAGAGcggagaggggaaaaaaaaacccaacaCCCCCAGCCATCGTCGATACAAACGGAGGCGAAGAGATAgaggcgtcgccgccgccgccgccgccgccgcgccgcagccgccgtcccgcccgccCCCCAATTCGGCGCTCCGATCGCCGGatctcctcgccggcgcccgctGCCGGCAGCCCCGGGGGGTCCCCGATCGGCCCCTCCCCATGCCCGTGCCCCTCCGCGGGTTTCCTCGCGCGGGAGCAGGCgggtggcggccatggcggacCTCGCTTCGACCTGCAAGGTAGGCGCGCGCGCGCCAATTCTCCCCCGATCTCCGCCGATTCCGCGCGAATTCCCCAGGGGGGCTTGGTTGGTTTTACGGGATTTTCCGCGGCCGACTCCGCCCCCGACCCCGCCACCGTAGCTAATTCTGTGACGATTTTagagggatggatggatggattgtGGGAGTTCCGAGTTCCAGCGGTTTTGGTACCAGTGGCACTGGCACCTCGTGGTTTCTAGAAAAGAATGTGGAATTGCTTAGCCTGCCGTTTAGCTTGTTAGTCCACCGCCCACAGTAGTTCAGTCCTGGGTCTTGGAGCTATATGTGTTCTTAGGGGTGGTTCCGTACCGATTTAGCCTGCGAGTTAATTGCTCATGGATTGTGATTGGTAGGCTAGATTGGATCCCTCTGTTGCATGCTGCGATACTTACGTAAGCTACTCCAAGCTTGCTTACGCACTGAAATCTCTGTTCTTTTTAACTCACATGCGGTTCTAGAGTTGATAGTTCGCCTGTAGTTTTTGGCCACATCGATCCGACCCGAGAAGTCTGGTAGTCTGCTTCATGCACACATCATGCTATTGGATTACTCTTGAAGCTCAGTTGATCCTTTCCTTGTCCGTTGCAGGATAAACTTGCGTACTTTAGAATAAAGGAGCTCAAAGATATCTTAAATCAGCTGGGCTTACCGAAGCAGGGAAAGAAGCAGGTCAGcaaatgttttccttttttgtttccaCTTTTCCTACACTTCGTTTCACTTCTCCGGGCATGTACAATTTCTACTGAATGGAGGCATGGTATGCGAGCCTCCAGGGCGGACTCGCAGTCTAGTAATAAATCATTGTTGGGCTTGTCTGCTGCGTACAACTCGCTTTGGTGGTAACAATGGTTTTGCGGAAAGAACTTCAATCAGTATTGCTATTTCAACTCAACTTTGTTTTTATTGTATCTAATCCATTTTCCTAATCGTTGATTACAGGACCTAGTCGACAGGGTGTTGGCGCTGTTATCAGATGAGCAAGGTATGCCTGTCTTTTCTGCATATGCCTCTCTATATCTTTGCCTTAAACTACTGCATTTTTCAATGTTCAATATTGGATAGCCTTTCTTTTCAGTTGTGCTCAAGCCATTAGGTTTCACATCTGTGCCATTATAATTCAGTACGGATCATTTCTAAATCTATCGTCGATCAAGACTTCTTTATTAGAGCATCAGACAGTTTGCATTTTCTTCATCTGAACTGTTAAGTTTGTTCTTTCGATGAAATCTGGTTCTTAAGCTCTATTTGCTTGTTGCAGGTCAGCGCCATCTTGGATGGGGAAGGAAAAATGCTCTTACAAGGGAGGCGGTGGCAAAAGTTGTTGATGACACATACAGGTTAGATTCCATATGTTTGCCAAATTTTCAGGAGAAAATACTTACAGAGAGTAGGTTATGTCAGATGAAGTTATTGACTTAGTTTCTTTTGATGCCTTGATGCTTCCTTTAGCAGGAAAATGCAAGTTCAATGTGCTCCTGACCTAGCGTCTAGGAGCCACAGTGGATCAGATTTCAGTCATTTCAGGCCCAAAGAGGAAGCCAATGACTATTATCATGTGGAGTCTAAGGTCCGCTGCCTTTGCAGTAGTACCATGCTAAATGACAATATGATCAAGGTAgcatatccttttttttttcttttcatttgagAGGCACACGTTACGTGATACTATTTCTTTAACTACAACCAGTTTCTTTTGGTGTCATGTCCTTTGTTAATCTTTTATCTTGCATCTTGTTTTCTGCAGTGTGAAGATGCCAAATGCCAAGTGTGGCAGCATATGACCTGTGTACTCATTCCAGATAGGCCCACAGAGGGTGTTAGCCCTGAAGTTCCGcctcatttttattgtgaattgTGCCGACTGAGCCGGGCAGACCCGTATGTCCTGTTATGACTTGTTTGGTTTACTTTGTTTCCCTTTTATTTTTCAAGAGCAGCTGTTGTGGTGCCCAGCGATAGCTAAATGTAGTGAATCAACTTTGCTATGGTTTTCTTTCTTGTATGGTTTACTGTTTCTTTAGAATATGATCTTTTTCACCCACCATGGGCTTCTTAGAATCCCCTTTTGTTCTACTAATTTCTCCACCTGTGATATAATAATCGATTTTATGGCCTCTTGTTCAACAACCCAGGTTACTACCACTAGGCTAGTGCTTGCTTGGTTGCCTGATGATGCTCTTAGTTTGATATGTTTTTTATGTTGGTACCCAGATGAATGCTATTGAATTTGCCATTTTATTTAACAGGAGTATGCTATGCACCTATCCTTTTTTAAATGTATATTTACGTATTATGTGATATGTGAAAACACTCATTCCTTAGGTTAAGTAACACTGTTATTTGTATTTGCCTGAGTTTATAGTGTGCCTATTAAGCGTCTACTTATCTTTGCTTGGGTTGAACACGTTAATGGTTTATTTCCTTTTGCAACAAATATGACATGAAAATGAAATAGTCTGTTTTATTGAAGACTAAACATCTAGGCGTGTCTAGTTTTTTGTGCAATTGAAGTTGCTATGCCTTTTGGTCAGTGCCTCAAATGTATTATGACCAAAAGCCACTGGTGAAACTTTGTAAATCTATTTAGGTTCTCTGATCTTGGCAATTTACTTGAACAGCTTTACTTAAAAGTTCTAATTGTTTACTTCTGGGAATTGCAATTCTTGTTTGCATTATTTAATTTGACCCTTTGAATTTGCAGGTTTTGGCTGACTATAGGAAATCCATTACTCCCTGTGAAATTCATGTCTTCTGGTGTTGGAAATGATGGGTGGGTATATACTGGAACTTGTTTTGCTTGCCATATTTTCTCTTACAGCTGTCTTACGTAATGTGCAATGTGcctattcttttttttggagGTTGTCAATACCCGTACTTTTATGTTTGTCATAGttaatattaattttaactttgAGAAGGAAAGTTGATGCTGTATTGTTTTCAGTAGTTAATTTTTAGCCATATGTATATCTATTATCCTCTTGCTGCTGTGCTAGGCATAAATATATGCTTGTTATACAGTCAACATTTGCTAATATCTCCAACAGTCCTATAGGGGTTACTTCAGTTCAGAATCTTTTGTTAGTCATTAAATTCCATCGCAGATTTGATAATCCTCCCTGTCTTGATAATTGTTGATACAGCATAAAACCGTCCATTAATATTAATGTGTTAAAATGGTTAGCACTAATGCTCATTTGTATATAACTACAATCTATTGAATTGGTGTTAGAATGTTCTACATCTTTGAAAGTACAATATTTATCATCTTTGCTTCTTAATTGTTAAGATTCATTATTAGTGTGTCTTGGCATCCAAATGCATGGGACTAAGGCCGTCTGTAGTTGTGTTTTGGCACATCTATTAGATAATAGTGTTTCATTGAGTAGACTTAACTATTCTGCTATTTAATTTGTATTCTGGATTGATGTTGTTGGGTTACTTATGCATAAATGTGTTCTTGTGAAACCTTTTATATCTCTAGAACAAGTGTATCCCAAAGTGTGGAGAAGACCTTCCAACTTTCTCGATCAGATAGAGAAACAATTCAGAGACCAGAATTTGAGCTCCAGGTTTGCGCTCTCTTCTGCAAACTGAATTTCACTTGCCTAGATCCTGATAAAATATTGCACACTTAATTATGTTCTTTCTGCAACATAACATGGAATTTCTTTGATTTCTCATGTACCCCAATGATTTATATTTCACATCATTGTGAACTGTGTGTACCATATAGACTCGAGCATTGCACATTGAGAACATTTGCTTCTGTAAAAAAATCATgattccatggactaaagtttatcATGTCGTAGCAGGAAGACACTTGAACACTCTCACTGGCTCTGTTGTACTGCCTTGTTAACTAGAGATTATGTTTGTGGGTCTGGTGGACAGGTTTGGTGCATTCTTATAAATGACAAAGTCCAATTCAGGATGCAATGGCCTCAATATGCAGAATTGCAAGTGAATGGTAATGTTCAAAGTTTTCTTGTATAACTTGGATTTATTGAAATGCATTCAAACTGAAAACTTGGCCTATATGCTGTACAGCTGTAGTTGAGACACATACGATTAATTTACATCGATATCTGATGAAATTAAGGGATTTTCAGTTTGATCTTTGTTCCATTTGTTCAGGTATTCCTGTACGAGTAGTGACCAGACCTGGTTCGCAGTTACTAGGGATAAATGGACGGGATGACGGGCCACTGGTGAGTTAATTCTTACTTTGTCCCACTGGTAGGATCTAGATGCTGGTTGGATGGCGATGTTGTACTAGCCTTTGTTTCCTTGGAGGATGTTTTTAACCAACATTTCCGTCATCTTTTGATCATCAGGTCCTGTTCTGTTTGGTTCACTTACACCTTTAAAATGGATTCCCTTTAGAACAGAATATAAGCTTGTTTTTCATCTATTTGAAGTATGAGCTATGCTACGCTTCTGGTTTCTGCTGTTTTGAGGTCTCCTGTGTCTTGTAGCATTCTTTATAACTGTATGATACACTTATTAAGTTCTGAGCATACTGGCATTCTCAGACATTTAGCTACATGTATTTTGGCACTATACAGATTTCACTTAGTTTTCTTGTGCTTTCCTGAAGCCTGGAGTTATAAGTGTCGAAAAATTgcctttttttaataaaatagtGCAAGTTCATGATTCATAATGTATATCTACTCATGGAATACAGGAATAGTTACTTTATGGGAATCAGAAAATTCAAAGATAGGGACTGCTATATAAACTGCTTGCTAAGATACTGTATCACAAGTTCTTTCTAATCAGTAAAGCCTTGGAACCCTGTGTAGAATCGAGACTTGGTTGCATTTACAAAAGCAGCATGCTATATCAATTGTTAAGCAACTCTTCATTGGCTGAGTTGGCTTACTCATCACTACTTGGGTCAGATGCACACATTTTGGCCAAACCATCTACAGATATCAATGGAGAAGTTACAATATAGTACTGCTTCTTTGTTTCCTGTTGCCCCCACACTAGTTGCCAGCTCCAGTCCTGCTTTGCACACATGTTGCCAGCTCCGATCCTGCTTTTTTCTACACAATGTTTGTCATTAACTAGTGAAGCACATGGTTTACTTGTGCATGAGGCTGGGCATATCATGTCACTCAGAAGTGATCTGCTGCATGTGAGTGTGTGACAATGAGATTTATGGCCCAAAGAAGCTGTTTTTTTTGGCATAAATTGTCGTGCCTTGAATTGGCTGGGCTCACAAGTTTATATTCGATCATGGTACCCTGCATCATAGGTTTAGTAGGATTGTAAACCTAATGAATTGGATATGCAAACCATTGCCATACAGAATTGGATGCGCAATCAACAGCATCATGTTCCACGCAATAGTTAAACACCATTTTGATGGCACTATAAGCCATACAGAATCGGATATGCAATCAACAGCATCATGTTCCACACAATAATCTAACACCATTTTGATGGCATTATGATAAGAGATCATTTTTCACCATAGACGTAATAGTACATAGCCCTGGTGTTGATGTGAGGCATGTCAATGATGCAGTAGCCAATTTCTGGTTTTATCATGAAAGTTCCTAGTGCCAATGTAAAACATGCAATAAGGCAATATTTAAGTTAGCACTCTTCTATCTGTATCTGACATTCAGAGATATGAAGCAATTGGGTGTACGTTTCTAGTGGATGAAGCAAAGTTTCACTTTCGTAGTTTAGTTTGATCACAACATTGTATTACTTAGAATTTTGTTTCCCAAGTTCTCTGTTCATAGGTTCAACTTGTCATTCTTGTGTTTGCCCATTTGCAGGTAACCACATGCAGTCTAAGAGAAGGAATCAATAAAATCAGCTTATCAAGAGTTGATACTCGAACATTTTGCTTTGGAGTCCGAATTGTTAGGAGGAGGACTATTGCTCAGGTTTTGTTCATCTGATTTGCTACTTATCATGCAGTTGAAATGATTTATGGTATTATGTGATTTCCTGTTTTATAAGTAGTGCCTATATATTGACAACTTTTAGCTTGTTTCATGTTTAATATTATGTTTCAAACTTGAGTAGTGTAAATTATGTTAATTATGTGTTATGGACGAGCtaaccaaatgggtggaagttTTATGTATGAGTATCACAGTATCAACAACAGTTTGTTAATAATTCTTGTAAAAGCTCGCGCTGTTTTTTAATTTTGCTGTTTTTTAATGCTATGGCTAGATCATACCTATTACATTATTTACCATACCTACCCTCCTCTGACACTATTATTGATGTCCAGGTATTAAGCTTGATCCCAAAGGAAGGTGAAGGGGAGTCTTTTATGGATGCTCTTGCTCGTGTCCGGCGCTGTCTTGGAGGTGGAGGTGCTACAGATAATGCTGATAGTGACAGCGATCTGGAAGTGGTTACTGAATCTGTTACGGTCAACCTTCGTTGTCCTGTGAGTTTTCTTCTGCAGATATCcttttttgttgttgtagtttatttttaaaaaaaaggtgcTATCAGTACCATTTACCTTTTCCAGTTTTCTCTTCATAGGTAATTAGGTAATAGCAACCAGCCATGTTCTACCAGGGTTGTTGTTTTTGTGCTCAGCTAGCCTAGTAGTATTAGGAAAGAGTTGCAACTATTATGTACTAGTACATAGAAGCAAACATAAGCATTGTCATACGTGCTCTCCTTGCCAGCATATGTTTTCTGGTGGGCTATAGCTGGCATGTTGAGCTAAGCTTATGTGATGCTTTTTATTAGTGTGATTTGCAGTATTGGAATTTTATCTAACTTTTTTCCCAaatacattttatttttcagaATAGTGGATCCAGAATGAGGATTGCTGGAAGGTTCAAGCCTTGCGTTCACATGGGTTGTTTTGATCTTGAAACTTTTGTGGAACTGAATCAACGCTCTCGCAAGGTCAGAATTTGTGCCTGCAGAAGCACATCCAAATTTATATGTGCTGGCCTGTTTGAACATCTGTCCTAGCGGTGTTTTGGCCGAGGCCAGGCCTAATTTCTGCTTGCGCAATAAGAACATGGACCGGTCCGTAAACTTAAGTCAGAAATACCCCTAGATGCTATTAAATTGTATTGTTTTCTAGTAGGAGATGTTGGCCCAAACACTACCGAAGATACACGCAAACACACTTGTTTCACGCAGAAACATATACTACTTGCCGCAGCAACTTATCTGGAACTGATCCACTTGATCAGCTCCTTCCAAAGTGCCTATAGGTGCCTCAGGTTAGCCTACAAGCCTCTGGCTACAACAACAACTACACTCCAACCTGGGCAGTCCTCAAAGGCTACCTGCCAGCCAGCCAAACACTCTCTTCTTGAGTGTGGAGAGAACCACCAGACCACTCTCTTTGGTGCTGCTAGAACTCACAAGGGAGTCTATCCCTTCTCCTCTCTATTTATAGCGCTACTACACAGCCATAGTGGCTTACATGCCAAGGCTAAGGCTTGACTTGACTAGACTTGGTTCCTAAGGCAAAGACTAGACTTGGACCCTTAGTAATTTACATTTAGCTACTCAGCACTACTAGTCAAGATTACTGCTAACAAGAGATACAGTGTATTAAGAAAAAATGCTTTATTAATAATTTCATGGGCTTGATCAGGCCATGCTTGAGATGCATGCAAGGCTAGCCAAACTACGCTATTCCTGAACAGGTCTAATGTTCATGAATGGAGTAGGAAGGGGTTCTTTGGCTCTTGTGTAAGATGAGGGGACCATCCTTATTGCCTTTTATATCATGCCACTTCTGATGATTGAAATGATCATGTTTTTCTTTCACATGGTTTCATATTTTGTATCCTACCTCCCTGGTTGATCCTTTCTTACTTCTGTGCAGTGGCAGTGTCCAATATGTTTGAAGAATTACTCTATCGAGAACTTGATGATTGATCCTTATTTCAATCGGATTACTTCTTTGGTTGGTCTTTGCCACACATTTTCACATGCCTTTTGCTAGAATGTCATGTTTGttcattccttttttcattttgGATGTAGTTGCGCAATTGCAGTGAAGATGTTAATGAACTTGATGTTAAACCTGATGGGTCATGGCGTGTGAAGGGGGATGCTGCCACCAGAGAGCTATCTCAATGGCATATGCCTGATGGTACGCTTTGTGACTCACAGGAAGATACAAACCCTGGTGTGGAAAGTCTTAATGAATTCAAGAGAGAGGGTACTTCTGATGGACATAGAAGTCTTAAACTTGGAATCAAGAGAAATCCAAATGGAATATGGCAATTTAGCAGTAAGGCAGATGACAAGAAACCTTCTGTGGTTGGTAATCACATCCAGAACAACACTGGGTTTCCAGCACCAAACGCTATGATCAGTAGCCCCACTGGGAGTTACAAAGATGGAGAAGACGCAAGTGTGAACCAAGAAGGGGGTGGTATTCAATTTGATATATCACTGAACCAAGAGTTTGACAGTTTTCCTCGTAACTTTGGTCAGGCATACAATACAGAGGatagacagcagcagcagcagcaacagaatGCTGCAGATGTCATTGTTCTTAGTGATTCTGATGAAGAAAATGATGCTATTGTTCGCCCGCCAGCTGTCTATGAAAATACTGCTACAAATGGCAACAATTTTCCTTTTGCCACTAATGGTGCTAAATCTGGATATCCTGAAAGATACCAGGAGGATGCTGGCGTCGGTACAAGTGGCCTTGGTTTATTAAGCAGTAATGCTGGTGATTTTGAGATAAATAACTGGCAAATGCATTCTTATCCACAACCAGAGCAAGGGTTCCAGTTTTTTGGGACTGATACTGATGTTGCCAATCCTTTTGTTGCTTCACATAATTCCTTTAATATTGCACCAGAAGACTATTCTCTTGATTGTAATGTTGGCATAGAGGAGCCGTCAGCAGCTCACGATATTTCAATTATCCGGAACAGTAATGAAATGCATGGAAGCTTGGTTGGTAACCCATTGGCTTTAGCAGGCGATGATCCATCTTTGCAAATTTTGTTTCCAAGTCAACCTTCCACTGTTCCCCTTCAGGAAGAATTGAGCGAGCGTGCTAATGCTCCAAATGGGGTCCACCCTGATGATTGGAGGATCTCTCTTACACTTGCGGCAGGTGGAGGTGGCAATGAAGAGTCTACAAGTGTTGATGGTCTACAATCACAGCCAAAAGTTACATCTAAAGAGGCAGGGGTCGAGCCTTTAATTGATGCTGGTCTGTCTCCCTTTTTTGAATTTGattctttccttttttgttaTTGTTTTGTTCCTAAAGATAACGGTTTACTAcacttcctcttctttttgGTAGCCCGACAACCATTTTCAGGATCATCATGGTCAACTTTTCAAGGCAGGCATCTtaggtcatttttttttccatagaAGATGTGCAAAGTCTGATATTTTAAAACAAATCCGCGAAATTTATTGAATTCCCTAGTCACTTACTGGGAAAGAATTTTATCAACTTCAAGAATCAGCCTTTGATTACTTTTGGGTATTAGCTGCCATGTTGACGCCCCCCTTGCACTCAACATGATGTCTATATGCAAACTTATAACCTTGAACTGAATTTAATCTATACTGAATTTTCTGAAGATTTTCCATTTGTTACCAATTTATAATTGTTTAGCATGTGGACTGGTAATATCTGTAGGCTGTGGAGCATTACAATTTGCTGTGCTTGCACTTAAAACAGGTTCAATGATTCAATAATTACTAGAATATAAATAACTATGGAGCTTTAATGCGAGTCCATATTCTTTAAGCTGAATTTGTGGTATAAATTGAACGTTGATATTTTGAGTTTTTTACCTTCTAATTATTGCTGCTGCGTTCTCACCTTTGCCATTATACATGACATGTAGCCTTCAATTGTACATGTAACAGATTTGCTGGTTAATGTTATTGTTGTAACATTTTTGTTCTCGATTGCAGCTTCTGCTCTCCCAAGCACGAACAATGACAGATGCAATGGAGCGAATCTAAATCCAAGAAGgattgaaaatatattttctCATCCTCGCCAACCGCGGTCTGTTAGGCCTCGCCTGTGTTTATCATTAGATACTGATTCAGAGTAGCTTGGACAATGCATTGGAATTGCTGGGTTTGCTATTAATTTGGCAAAGTTGGCTTCCAGAATCTTGATTTTTTACTTTGGAGGGCTATCAGGTTATTCTGGTTGATACAAAGAGACACCAGTGTGGATGCTTTGTTGCCTCAACCTGGTGAGATCCAAGTGTTCTATACGATCCAAGTGGGATCTGCATAGAGTTCATCTGATGGTAAGGATAGGCGATCAGCTCTCTTTGGGTGATGGTTATAAGTTACTATATTTTATGAATTATGTTGCATTTTGTGAATCGACTGGTTGAGTGGTAACTAGACATGTTTAACACAGCATTGGTGATGGCCTACAAATTAAAAATAAAGTAGAGCTGGATAAATAAAAGTAAACAATAGCCGGTGGTACGATCTCATCACCAATTGAATCATCATGACCTAGGCTAACAATCTGGCCTCGAGACTCGAGTTTATTTTCATCTCTagacaaccccccccccccccccccccccccccccccccccccccccccaccgcGGTTAATCCATTCTTTCATACTTTGTTTATTGCTGCTTCCATTCAGTTTTATAAGGCGTAGTGTCACGACTGGATTTATATTCTGTGAGTTGTGTCACGACTGGATTTATATTTAAAATCAATGCTAATGATATGATTTTGTAACTATTAATAAAACTTTAACGGTATAATTTACGGTCAAATATCAGTCTTGCACGGTTTTAAACTATGCCTGGTAGAATGgagtattattttattttaaattcCCACAAAGATATCCTGGTTGCCCTTCCTTTAATTTTTCAATTTGTAGTGCAAATTTTATTTGTAAGTACAGAAATTGATTGCGACATCATCTTGCGTTATTCCAATGTAATTACCGTTTAGGACTGGAGGAGTCACGAATAGATGGCATTGCCTGATTGGAGGGTTTTGTATAGAAAACAAACCATGTAGCTCATGATTACAATATAGGTGTAAGCTGTGCCTGTCCATCTGCCTTAGAGGCAAAACTGTTAGCACCTGACTTGACATTTATCTAAATAGTAGGCTTTAACTGTTTATGTGAAATATGTTGATTCAAAATAGTTGTCTGATTGATTGTTTAGCATGAACTGAACCAAATGAGGATGCCTGTAGTTTCTTTTGCTATTTTGATGTTCAGGTGATGAAACCATGTGGTAACCGGTATATTTTCTGTATGCCAGGTTGGTACAGGATATTTTCTAACTGGGAGTGAAGGCTTAATGTGGCTAGCGGAGCAGGTTGTACATTTTTCCTGACATTTACTGGGTATAAGGAATAGGGGGGGCCATCGGTTGGCGCAAGACAAATACATGTGAATGTTTGTGTGTACCATCATTGTATTTAGGGTTTGGGTGCTAATTTAGATTGTTTATTACCCTGATGTTTGATGGAAAATAAATTATTCCTTGAAGTGGCGGTCAATAAACAGAGCCCTTCAGTTTTGACTTGGAGCTGCTGACCGTTAATATGTTTTGTGAAGAGGTTTTGTTCAGCTTAAGCTTCCGCGGAAGGGCAAATCAAACCAAAGTCATGGTTAGCAGAGGAATCAGCTTGCTGTGGAACGAGCATGTTGATGATTTTTTGTTTTTGATCTCCCAAATGGTAAGATTTGGCTTTACATCATGCTCAGATAGAGGAAATGTTTTTGGGTGCTCGTTTCTCAACATCACTGAACTGCGCGGGGTGGTGCCACAATATGGCTGTCTTTTCATTGGTCCGATACTCGGTTTACTCGGGGTGCAGTGCAGTTGCGCAGCTTATGAAATTACTAAGCTTGTTTTTTCAAACATAGGCGTTCTGGAGCATCTGCTGCTACCCATACATGTAGTTTTGTGAGCAAGGTCTGTCAGTTTTGTAAAGCCTAATTGTTGGAGCTGGCAGATAAATCATGGTCCGACCTGGGAACGGTGCGCCTAAGGCGTGCTTGAATAGTTGAATGTGTGGCAGAATTGACGAACATACGTGCATCTCTTTGATATCAGCTTGAGTCGATTGGTCGACGGGCAGGGAGGCCTCACCGGATAGAATGTCCTTGATGGCTGTTGCCTAACCGTCCCATCCAGGCAAAGGCCAGAGCCATCCAACTTGCACCTAGTGAGGCGTGGAAGGCAGCCTCGCGTTAAGTCTCGTAGATTTGCAACAGGGTGATTTTAGACGGTGCAAAATTAAGTGTGGCAGAACTGAGAATGTTTTGCTCTGTCCGGTGCTTTGTGGCCATCATCCTCAGTTGCCACTGCGTCTGTCTAGCAAACACTTCCTGTCGGTTCCACGGCCCCGCTGATCCGTTCGACTGAAAACGAGGAAATCACTCGGTGCAAGACTTCACCATGGTTACAGGGCAGGTGCCGGCTGGGGAAAAACGAAACCTACCCTTCATCAAGTGAGCAGATGGTACTCCCTCTTTTTTGATTTATAAAGGTATAAATACATATCAAGATTCAATTCTTACAATTTTTATCAATAATTtagtcatttttttttgcaaaacgtAAAGTTGAAATGGTTGGGTTtgtataatactccctccgtccaaaaaaaaaatcaattctaGCTATCTATCCGGAAGTGTATGTCCATATACATATCTATAATTGCATTCGTTTTGGGACAGAGGAAGTATATGATAAATGCATGATCAAAATATACTCTAGGAAATCATCCCTGAACCAATCCATGTGCATAAGATTAACATTTCCTTACCAAACTAATTTTGTGTACGAGTAAAAATGGGggtggaggggggggggggggggggggggcggtcgTAGAACTCCGATCCTTGACGCCACTTATGGTGAATTTGCCTCAAGAAATATAGTAGCAGCGCCGAACCCAACTCCCACCTCTGCAATATACCACCTC harbors:
- the LOC117847622 gene encoding E3 SUMO-protein ligase SIZ1 isoform X4, with protein sequence MADLASTCKDKLAYFRIKELKDILNQLGLPKQGKKQDLVDRVLALLSDEQGQRHLGWGRKNALTREAVAKVVDDTYRKMQVQCAPDLASRSHSGSDFSHFRPKEEANDYYHVESKVRCLCSSTMLNDNMIKCEDAKCQVWQHMTCVLIPDRPTEGVSPEVPPHFYCELCRLSRADPFWLTIGNPLLPVKFMSSGVGNDGTSVSQSVEKTFQLSRSDRETIQRPEFELQVWCILINDKVQFRMQWPQYAELQVNGIPVRVVTRPGSQLLGINGRDDGPLVTTCSLREGINKISLSRVDTRTFCFGVRIVRRRTIAQVLSLIPKEGEGESFMDALARVRRCLGGGGATDNADSDSDLEVVTESVTVNLRCPNSGSRMRIAGRFKPCVHMGCFDLETFVELNQRSRKWQCPICLKNYSIENLMIDPYFNRITSLLRNCSEDVNELDVKPDGSWRVKGDAATRELSQWHMPDGTLCDSQEDTNPGVESLNEFKREGTSDGHRSLKLGIKRNPNGIWQFSSKADDKKPSVVGNHIQNNTGFPAPNAMISSPTGSYKDGEDASVNQEGGGIQFDISLNQEFDSFPRNFGQAYNTEDRQQQQQQQNAADVIVLSDSDEENDAIVRPPAVYENTATNGNNFPFATNGAKSGYPERYQEDAGVGTSGLGLLSSNAGDFEINNWQMHSYPQPEQGFQFFGTDTDVANPFVASHNSFNIAPEDYSLDCNVGIEEPSAAHDISIIRNSNEMHGSLVGNPLALAGDDPSLQILFPSQPSTVPLQEELSERANAPNGVHPDDWRISLTLAAGGGGNEESTSVDGLQSQPKVTSKEAGVEPLIDAASALPSTNNDRCNGANLNPRRIENIFSHPRQPRSVRPRLCLSLDTDSE